Below is a genomic region from Salvelinus fontinalis isolate EN_2023a chromosome 2, ASM2944872v1, whole genome shotgun sequence.
CTCCTTAGGGCAGCCGCgtaacctggcctccacactgAACGACACCTGGGGGAAAGGTGTGTGTGATACAGCAGGTTACATTTGAACTGTGCAGTAAGAACAGAGCATTATTTATATACCTAAGATCTGACACTAGGCCAGCATTTATCATCCAGATGGTGAGTGGTACAGGTACTGACTGTGTCTCCGATCTTAAGTCCGGAGCAGGACTTGAGTCCCTGGATGAGCTCTCCGTTGAGGCAGGTGGCGTTGAAGGACAGAGCCAGGTCCTCTGGAACACCCAGCAACTCCAGCTCCACCTTGGAACGGATCCTCTACTCCACAGGTCAAGGGTCAAAGTGCAGAGGTCAGGGGACAGAATGAACTCAATCAGAAACATAAACGATTCAGAAAACCTCTACTCTTAGTCTCTGTGGAAATGGATacagtgtgtatatacagtgttctaTCTGTGACACATTGGCTTGTGGGAAGTCAAATAGACTGTTTGAGAATTAAAGGGGAGCTGAACACAGTCCTTTAGCGGCGCTTTTCCACGTCCTCATTAAGAAACGCTAGAAGCAATGAGAGTTTGAAGTGGGAGCTGTATGTTTGCTAATGTTGTGTGTTCTTCTTGAAATATCTCAAACAGCCAATGTACGAGACGAATGACTTAGCAACCGCATGACGCAGCATGACAAGCTCAAAGCATTTCCTACTTTCTAGAGTATCAGTATTTTTTATGACAGTTGTGTTCATGATGTTAACGTTAGCTCCTGTTCTTCCAACATAAGTGTCATTCTTTCAACATAACATTGGCTACGatgtctatgttttgttttctcatgTGTAAACATGTCCGAGGCGCTGCATGCTAATGGGTAGTTCTGTTGTCTGCAAATGGCCGGGCTGTATGTTGATTCTGCTGCTATGATTGGATAGAGTGCACTCAGCGCAGCTGTCTCTCAGTGCATGACAATTCTCCCTAGGTGTTACCAACTCATGTTAATGGTAAAGTAGGCATGACTGGGCATGATAGAAATCAAAACCCAACTCTCATATATACGGCTGTCTCTTACCTCGTAAGCATCCAGGATGAGTTGGATCACATTCCCAGAGTCATCCGACAGTGTTCCAACTGTGGTGCCAGGAATGAGCTGGCTGTAGTTCTGAGGAAAGAGGGTCCAAGGGGACATAAGAGATAATGTACCATATCCCTACACCTAGAAACCACGGTGACCCTGGTAAGTCATGTGTACTCACCTGGTAGAGGGGCACCACATTGTTGGTCACAGCAAAAATGAGGTTGATGTTGTTCTCAGACATCTTCTCTGTGATCAGAGCCAGAGAGGGGTAGTCCTGAAGGAGGAGACCATCATTATCATTACGTTTCTCTTGTGATAACAGAAGAATAGAACTCCAACACAAACTCcctgacacacaccactcaccaGGGTTGACGACTTGTCATAGTTGTTGTCTCTGTCGATGTGACACTGTCCGTCATTGGGCTGCACTAGACCAGCCAGCCGGCCGTCCAAGGCTATGTGTGTCGTAGCGTCGGTAGTGAACACCAACAGGTGGGAGGCATCCCCACGCCAGCCTATCTTGTCCTAGTggcagacggagggagagagagggaaagaagaggagaggagaggagagaaacggTATGTATTCAAGTTTGTGTGCTGTTTCTAAACCACtgattgtgtgtgcgtgcgtgcgtgcgtgcgtgtgtgcgtgtgtgtgtgtgtgtgtgcgtgcgtgtgtgcctgtatgtctctaagtgtgtgcgtacatgcgtgtgtgtgtgtgtatcaccttGCACACCACTGCCTGTATAACCGCGTCGAAGCCTCCCTCTGGAGAGTCTCTGTTACGAGACACCTGCTGCTTCGCCACCTCCTCTGTGAAGCGCTCCACCTGCTTAGTCAGAGACAGCACGTGCTTGTAGCCAAACTGAGGCAGGCACCGCGTCTGGATCCTACACATCACACCCCGTGCCATGCCGAAAACAGGAAATTGACAAAAAGGTGGAGAGAGAAATACATTGCTGTTAGACACAATTTGACAGCTATTAATGAAGCCAAATCCTGAGGGAATTTGAGCATCAACACAGAATATCAACCTTTTCAAATCTTCCCCTCTTCaaaatctcctcctcctctccctccttctcctcctcctcctccacctctctgtccACTCCACCCCCCACTCACCCATAGCAAGGGTTACTGACAGCTTCCTCAGGGTAGGTGTACATATATGGGGACAGGGGCTTGTCCACAAAGGCCCCAAAGCCCATACGCAGGTTGCTGGTGGTGCGACCCATGGCTGCAGCCAGCTGGCTGCCCAGGGAACGCAGGCGGGCCAAGTCGTCCTTCATGGAGTAGGAGAGGTCCATCAGATAGTACAGGTCAACTGGGTAGTCCTCCACCTGCTTCACTGTCACTGTGAAACGCCTGGCAtcatctgaggagagagagagagagagagcgagagtatgTAACAATTCCTCTGTTCAATGTACTTTAGATGAGTTGTGAACCCGGTGTACAGTATATGGGTGTTTGCATGTAAGCCTATGCTGTGTTAGAGTACCTGGTCTCAGAGTGAGGCGTAGTTTCTGGGGTCTGATCTGGGTGACGTCGTCAGCCGCCCCCGATGCCTTGTCACTGAGGGGCGTGTCTTTCTGCACGGTGAGGGTACTGAAGGGGAACTCTAGCCCCTCCTTCGTACACCCCCCATCCAACAGGTTCTGCTTCAGATCACAACGGGACACACTGGAGCCCCCTTGGCCAAACTCCTGAAACCAggagaacaacaacacacagtggTAAGAGTAACACTTCCCAATGAGACAACCAGTAAAGGGACAGTGATCAATTTAAAAAAGAGCATCTAAATGCAATACAATGGAAGGGGAGCGCAGAAGATGAATAcagtatttggacagtgacacgTTTTTacgttgttttggctctgtactccagaactatggatttgaaatgatgcaatgactatgaggttaaagtgcagtaggtcagctttaatttgagggtattttcacccATATagagtgaaccgtttagaaatgacagcCCTTTATGTACAGTGTCCCCCAGAGGATATACTCACTTCCTTAAAGCACCAAGCACAGCTAGGGTGGATAGCCAAACACTGTCTGCACGTGCTCACCCCTCGAGATGTGCAGATGTTTGAGCCTGAAGTACACACCAACATACACATGAGTGAATAGGTAGGAGGTCCAGTAGTGGGAATCAAATAAGCCATATATGGACACTTGAAAGGAATCATATAGGCTATTTTCTGTATGGACACTTTTAGATTGATTCTTTATTAGCTTTGAGTGTTTCTGACAATGTTATTCCACTTGCAGTCTTGCCAGGTAATTGTGTCTCGTGACCGtttctccacactgactctgcaTTTAAACTACACTTCTTCTTCTTTTCTCACGACTTTAGTAGTTAGTTGGGCCACAGACGGTTCCGTTTCTCTACCACacgctctcttttctctctcggctggtccctcctcctctgcttcctctctGCCCCAGGCtctacttctctcctcctctgttgcgCCATACTGCTTGCTACCCAAGCCTGTCCTGTCACGCACATTGTTCTGTAAAACAGCTGTTAACAGGCAATTCGATGCTAGAGGAAGACGCACACATTGCCGGAATTTCCATCACTGTATGACGCTGAAACGTGTCATGTTGACGCTGCTTAATAAGTCGCGGATGTTACACATTATGTCTTGCAACAGTTGGTTTAAAACCTGATTGCAGTCATATCAATTGAAAACGCTGTTTCATATCATTTCTTTCAATGAGATGTATACGCTTTGTCTATTAGACGTATTGAAGTTTAATTATGTGTTAGATATCCTTTTATTATTATTAGGCTATTATTATTAGGCTATTCGCTGTTGTGCATGTTGAAGTGATCGCTTGTCTATATAGCACTTGTTTCTATAAAAACAGGAGgccaaaacaaatactatgtgaaATGCAAAGGTGTGGCCTGTACAAATATGAGCGCACTCTGGCACAGCGTTTCGCGAATTAGCGCTCCCTTTTAAGGACTCAACATGCCCAATGTTCCATTCCAGTAGCGCAATACAGTGCCATACAGTTTATTGTCTTAACAAATAAAATCttcaaaaactatagttttgtgaGTTTTCCTGTTTCTGAAGACGTATTACTTATTAAAAACATACGATATAACAAAATATAATATTCCGTCGGCTAGAATAGAAAATGTCTTATATAATGGCAGAGGAAAAGTTTTTACATAAAAACTATAGAATGAAAAAGAAAATACTTACCAAGAACTTCAGAAGAAGCTAATAATAAAGCAGAAAATATCCATAGTCGGTCAAAAAAAGTTCCCATGTTGGAGATACGGGTTAGGACTGACTGCTTGACTTTCTCTGCCTGCTCCACCTCTGTAGTAGTATTCGTAGCCTGCTCTCAAACCAGTGGACCACCAATTAGAATGCTTTTCCTCATTCTTGCAAAATGCAATGCTGATTATGATTCAGAGAGGCTCTTGACATACACGGTTAGGCTACTTTATAGAAACGTAACTGTACGACATAATATATAGACTAGAGTGTGGATGTGCATTATATTTACATGTCAATTTACATGTCAATGGCACAGATGTGTCAGTCGCTATAATGGTGGCACGCGTCTGTGTGATTCAAGACATTCAAATTGCCTGCTAATCTTTTGAAGTCTATTCGACAATATCCCCgctccccccaaaaaaacataaataaataaatgaatacaaacTAAACTAAAATAAACAAATGtatgaataaaaataaaagacACAAGAAATAGAAAATGGATAGAAATAATGACATATTGCCAAAAACAATACATTGTTATAACAATGCAGAGAAaagtgtttgtaaacattgttaTTTACATATTTGTTTGGTTTTCAGCTAACGGCATGTATGTTCATTGATAGGATGTATGTTCATTGACACGCAACCCACGTAACAAAGGTCAGAAAAGTTTCAAAATCAGTGACCTGTGCTTAAAAGCACCCTAGCGGTTGAAACTGATATTCATTTTCAACCAGATGACTGTAGTATGAGTTTATAATTATTTGATTATAATCCCAATTAAATTTATGTATTCATACTTGATCTGTTATATCTTATTATCTGAGGAGATATGAGGAGGTTTGTGCTGTTCTTCACAGGGTTTTGAGCATAGTTTGCTTGTTGTGTATGTGGGCATGTAGGCTGGACAATTTACATCCATTCTCTCCCATCTCTTCTTTAGAGAAGGATGCAGTAGTCCTGTTTGATCCATTCTTCCTTTATCTGAATCTGACCTGCCCAGTGGCCCTCCCAGGCCTGTCCATTATGGAGTGATGGAGCAGGAGAGAAATTGTGTACCTCTAAAATTGCAGGAGGGGGATAAAAACAAGATTAGATCAATGCCCTGGCCGTCTCCAGCCCCGCCGCCACTGCTGCCTACCTGTCACCGTCACCGCCACCCCTGTAGAAATTGACTTGGGGGGGAGGCGGAAGTGGGAGCCGGAcaatgcctctgtctctctctctctctctctgcctctaagcTTGTCCATTTATTGAATCACTGTCCGTCTCCCTCTATACCCgttattctctctgtctcgctggttgCTAAGCTACTGCCGCTAGACAGTGTTCTGGAATTGCGGCGAGGTGGGGTGATAGAAAAAGAGAAATAGATAAGCTGTAATACCCAGGACGGCAGGCAGTGTGCATGCATTGGGCTCTGATTGCTCCTGGCTATGTGTGGGGGATAATGCTCCATGGCTCACATTGTGCTGGGTAAAGAGCTAAAGAGGGGGTCAGATGGCACCCAATTAAAACAGTGAGCCGGACCATcgggaggagggagggtggggggggggggggggggggggggggtttggggcCGGTGACAGGAGATTGGTCTTGACCTCTGTCTCCGCTCCATAGAACACTGGTCAAGCTTTTCACTGAGTCTGAGAATGCAATCACTCTGCCAATATCAGTGTTTGGATAACCAACCGCCACCACGTCACCCCTTTCCTTTTCACTGGGTCTGGATATAATGAAGACCACCTTGTCGTGTAAGAGAGGGTCCACCTGGGATTTGTTTGAACTCAGGTAGTCTATATATCAGTGGGGTTTACCTTCTGAGATGTGCCCTAGCTCTTCTCATGGCGGACATGTTGTTTGTGTTGTGACGCTGTGCCTCCTGACCCGCTGGCCTCCTGCCTGTCTGGCTCGGAGAGCACTGCTCCTCTCCTCAACAGGTGGCCCAAGGTAAAAGAGCAACTCAAATGAGAACGTATAGAGAAAGAAAGACCCTTCACTGGCATTTAacggaggggagaaagagatatagcGATAAAGAGAGGGTGAGCATTTTTCTTCCACAGGCTCTTTTTAGAAGCACATCCACTCTCTGGCTCAATGGGGTTGTTTCATAGCCTGCTGTGTAACACAGAAAGacggagacaaagagagagagagagggagagcgagggagggagagaggtggcgaGAGAAAGAGGGGGCGAAAGAAGGAGAGGAATCAAGTTAGAAAGTTTCATGAGAGATGTGTAGATCTGCCAAAATGTTTAGGCCAGGAGATTCTTCAATGAGGGGAGTGGGAGAGACATTGTCCCTGGAGATAGGAGGCAGAAAAAGCAAGTTAATTCAATTAAGGCTATGCAATTCAAATTCACTGCCCTCGAACACACA
It encodes:
- the LOC129829385 gene encoding integrin beta-3-like; amino-acid sequence: MGTFFDRLWIFSALLLASSEVLGSNICTSRGVSTCRQCLAIHPSCAWCFKEEFGQGGSSVSRCDLKQNLLDGGCTKEGLEFPFSTLTVQKDTPLSDKASGAADDVTQIRPQKLRLTLRPDDARRFTVTVKQVEDYPVDLYYLMDLSYSMKDDLARLRSLGSQLAAAMGRTTSNLRMGFGAFVDKPLSPYMYTYPEEAVSNPCYGIQTRCLPQFGYKHVLSLTKQVERFTEEVAKQQVSRNRDSPEGGFDAVIQAVVCKDKIGWRGDASHLLVFTTDATTHIALDGRLAGLVQPNDGQCHIDRDNNYDKSSTLDYPSLALITEKMSENNINLIFAVTNNVVPLYQNYSQLIPGTTVGTLSDDSGNVIQLILDAYERIRSKVELELLGVPEDLALSFNATCLNGELIQGLKSCSGLKIGDTVSFSVEARLRGCPKEKNRTFTIKPVGFKDALEVTVHFACGCDCEATAQPESPLCNQGNGTYECGVCQCHPGRLGDRCECADGDYRPSDQGNCSPKPEDPICSGRGNCVCGQCSCHTSGFGKVWGKYCECDDFNCLRFKGEICSGHGKCDCGFCKCGSDWMGENCNCTTRTDTCMSSMGLLCSGRGQCVCGACECTQPGAYGATCERCPTCPDACSIKKECVECKHFKRGRLFEEKSCARICRDEIQKVEELVFYEKNAVNCTYKDENDCVEHFQYYEDASGKSILYVMEPDCPKGPDILVVLMAVAGAILFLGLAGLLIWKLLVTVHDRREFAKFEEERAKAKWDTANNPLYKGATTTFTNVTYRGNS